The genomic interval CAAAGTTAGAGGAATGCCAATCCACCGTAGGTCCCTTCAAGATTTCCCATCCATGGGTAAGAACATCCGCATGACTCTGAACCTCTGTATCGTCCGCTATCCGATGGATGTTATACTCAACCCCGTCCATCAGAAAAAAGAACTCGTGTCCGTTTGTGAGTGCAGATCCTCCAGCCCATTCCGTACCCGCAGTAGCTGTTGCGTCATCTATGGCCCCAGCAGCAAGACACATGAAGAGATGGGTAGCTGCAAGGATCTTGTTGGCAGGTGGAGAGAGCGTGTAGTCCGTATCTGCGCTCGCTCCTGCTCCTTGTTCATCATCACTTGAATCCCTGAGGTAGTCATGGAAAGGCTTTCGAACAGCCGTGGTCATTCCCAGTTCTCGAGCGTTTCCGTCCACGGTTGCTACTGCTGCCTGTCTCCTCTTCGTGATGATAAGAGGAGTCTTTGACAGCTTGTCCTGGATGGAAACAGGGAACATCTACCGCTCCACCTCAGAGAACTCGATTGAGCATCCAAACTCTCCGGTTCCACTATCAATCGCAGCTATTCCTAAAGACGTCCCCGAGGGAAGAATCAAAGAACCCTTGGTTTCCCAGGGTTCAAATCCACCACTTCCACCAATACCTCTTACCTGTTGAATAAACTGACCCTCCGTGACTCCTCCCATTCCAGTCCCAGTTTCTTCCCAGGAGTCCACGACATACGTAGAATCAGGTTTCACAGAAGATCCCGAACGAGTACTGTAGACTTGATCACTCACGTTGTTTGTGATGGTTCCAAGAACTGGGTTGAGGTCCACATATACGATGGTGGTTGAGTTCTCGATATAGAACGAAAAACGTTCTATGACCCAGTCATATTTCGAGGATCCATTCTTGAGGAGAAGCATGTGTCCGAGAGTTGCCGTCAGCGTAAGAAGAGTCCTCGAGCCTGACCCCTGATTCGTGGTAGCAATGAAGGACCGATCACCCTTCGCAGTCCATTGACTGAGCGGGGCAGCATCTACCAGAAGCCTCCCATCGGTCACCTTGACATTATCCAGAGCACTCATGATTGCGTATCCTCACTGAACCCGTGATCCAAGTGCTCACGGATCTCTTTCAGTTGCTCAAGAATCTCCTCGAGCAAGCGAATGACAACAGGTAGCAGGTTGGAGTCAACCTGACTCTCAGGGTTGCTCATCACCCGTGATTCTTTCAGTAGTCCTTGAACGCTGTATTCTTCTGTGGGTTGTTAGGCTCCGTACTTGCCCCTGCCTTATGCGCGGGCATCTTGGGCATGAAAGTTCCACCTGGCAGGTTCTTCTTGAAGGCCCCTACCATGTCCATGGTGTACTCTGTGCTGTTCGCGTAGTCCGCACAGGACTTCCCGTAGCTCATCTTCTTCTTTGCCATGATCAGAACCCCACAAAGATAACGTCTGTCGTGAACGTGGTCAGGACAGTGGAAGCTGTAAGTGCTGCGTGTTGACTACCCGTAGGTTCTGGGACGGCAGTGGCATTTCCTGATACCTGAGTATGGAGGTGCGCGTATACAAGAAGCTTGTTGTTCGCGTTGTCCACCTCGAAGTAATACCCACGCCCACCAATCACATGATCCACGTTCGTCAAACCCAAGAGAGTGGCAGCATTGAAGGTATCTCCACCACTGGTATATGATGCGTTACCAGTCGTTGAAAGAGTCCCAACAATGACTCTCTTGTTGCCCATCACACTTTCCACGGTCTTCGAGAAAGCCCAGGTAACGGCCAATGTTCTTCTCCTAGCAAAGAATCAGAAAATGTTATCCGAGACCCCGCCAGATAAATCCTCGGAGTCCGCACCAATCATCACCGTGTTTCTATAAGAAGCCCAACACCTCTCCTGGATGCTAGGTCGGTTGAATCCCATCTTCCTTGCTGTCTCTGAAAGATCCGGACAGCCCTGGATCATGTACCTCAGACAGTCCAGTAGGTGATCGTCCACTGCAATAGGACGCTCACGGATCTCGGTCTCATCTTGTTTGGCGGGATCAATCTTCTTGTAACGATACTTCTCCACTTCAAAGATAAAGTTCCGCATCGTGCGAAACACGAAGAGAGAAGGTTTTCCGTCATCCTGGATGTGAAGCCACTTCAGGACGTTTGCGATCCCGTCCTCTACCCGGTTATCAGCGGGACCCGCGAAGATTCCTTCTTCTGCGTACTGGGATGAGAGAGGTTCGGGAGATTCTGGACGCTGGGAGAACGCAGAGGGATCCATCAGGGTCCAGTCATAGCGCTCTCGAGCTGAGAGAGACCGGATGGCTCCTGAGTTCTCAGGGACGGTCTTTCTGGAGTGGTAGTATTCCTTGTAGAGGTAGAGAACCCCTTCCGGGCTCAGACATCCCCATAAACAAGCTGTGGGGTTTGCGTAACCCAGGTCAATAGTTCTGAATCTAGCCCAGGAGGGGTCCAGTTCGATGGGATCGATGATGTGGACCGCGGGGTCCCATGGGGGCATGTAGACCTTCTCACCCTGGCGAGCCCCAAAGTCCAGCTCCATCTCCGCCCGCCACGCAGCCCCACGGATACCCCCAGGGTAGGACAGAGCCTCGTGCTCAGCCCACTCAGTGGTCTTCTCAGGGTGTGAAGAGTAATGGTAGGAGACCGCGTTCCAGCCGTTGTAGTACCGCTGGACTTTGATGCCTGGTCTCTCGATGAGGAGTTCAGAGTCTGCTTCTGCCATTCAGCCGGCCCCTCCCCGGCCGGCTGGGCGGATCCGAGGGTCAGGTGAGAAGGGGGAGGTAGAACGCCTCAGTCAGCCGGCCGGGGTGCCACATATCGGATACCCATTTGTGACATTTTGTCCCAATTTCCTCAAGCTCTTTCGGGTTCCATTGAAGAATCTTCGCGAGTTCATACCTGAAGTTCTTTGCAATCAACCTCATCGTAGGCATCCTCTCACACGTAAAGTCTTTCTCTACAAAGGCTTTCCTTATTTGATATTCAACGTTCTCTGTCAACCCGTGAATGACAACACAGCCCGCAGCCATGTACTCCAGCCCTGAGCGGTGGAACCCTCCCGTGACCACCTCATCCACTCCCACCTGGACTGACCGCTTCTTCTCGATGGCCTCCCAGAGAGGTTCCTTCTCAAGTTCCTCAAGTTTCCACCCGTTAGCACCCTCGTCACTAGTGACCTCCTTCTGGGCGTGCTCGAACCCCTTGCGGATGATCGGGACTCCCTTGGCCCCTATATAATCTGTGAAGCCTCTCACCGCGAAGGACGTGGAGACCACCTGAGCCCGCTCATTGAAGGGCTTCCATTCCTGGAGCTGGACGAGGTAGGGGATCCTTGAGACCGGGACGTCCATGGCCTGATCCCAGATCTGGGACTTCAGCCCCAGGAAGGTGGCTAGTCTCCTGTTCTTGAACGGTCCCCAGGACCACGGCTGCCAGCCCCAGTAGGGTTCGTAGACGAGCCACGCCTTGGGCCGGTCGTCCTTCTCATCGAAAACTCCATCCTCCCAGCCCACGTCCATCCTGAGGTGTGGCCCGTTCCCGTGGAGAATGAAGGCGTCCGCCTGATCGTAGAGTAGCCGGTCCACTTTATCCCAGAGGTGGATCTTCCCGAGTGCCTCCTCAGGCTTAGGGAAGGTTCTTCCGTCTGCTTCCTCGCATCTTCCTGCCACCAAGATGTGCTCGTCATTCGTGTATGTGTTGAGGATCTCTTGGAGGACCCAGGGGTATCCCGCGTGCGGACTCAGCGCGATGTGGATGATCTTCCTACTCATGACTCCTCCTTCGGGTACTCAAGCCACTTCTTTCTCCCAGTACCTACCTCTGTCATCCACGTCCCACCCTTTCTCAGACCCTTCTTCAGGCATTCAGGAAGCACGGGAATATTCTTCATCAGGCCCTCCTTCGAAGCCCTGAACACCAGACCCCCATTGAAGATCACCTCCCGAGCCCAGGTCTCCGTGATCGAGATCTCCATCATCCAGTGGTGCGGTATCAGACACCTCCGGCAGGGAGCCAGGTTGGCCTCATAGATAGGAGCGGGCTTGTACCACTTGGTGACGTCGTATCTCGAGATCTTCGTGAGCGAATACGGAAGATAGTCCAGACCCGCCAGGATGATCGGAGAACACCCCATCATCCCCGCTGCTAGACAGGCCACGGTGCCTGTCATCCTCACGGAGTAAAGACAGGGAGTTCCTTTCACGTCGGTCATCTGGACCATGTCAGACGGTGGTAACATCACGTAGACCTCGTAGTCTTCCTTCTCCCTTCGGGAGGCTATGGTCTCCGAGGCTTCTTTAGCGTGCTTGTCATCTGTCCTTAAGATAGTAGGGACCTTCAAGTCTTTGAGGAGTTCATTCGCTGCTGGTGGATCCCCAATGACCGCGAAGTCACAATGTTCTTCGATGGCTGCTGCGTTGCAGGCCATGACCAGACCATCAAAGGTGTCAGGACGGATCGCGTCGTAGGTTGGCCCAGACCCGATAATGAGACATGGACGTCCTTTGTATACCCCGGTAGCCTGTTCCAGAGCAGAGGCCCCTGCCCGAAGTAGTATCGCACGGGACTCCTCCTTTGCGTTGATATGGACTTCTGGCTTCGTGATCGAGAAGTTCTCGAAGACCCAGTTCTCACTCACCTCTTCCCTCCTCAAGAACGTAGAGCTTGCTACACTTCTTACAGAATCCAAACAACCACCCATGAGCATGATCCATCTCAAGCTTCCCTTCACACTCCATACAGATCCTCACGTTAGCACTAAGTCTCGCATCACCATGGATCTCTATATCGAAGTACTTGTAAACTTTCTCACTCACCTTTTCCCTCCCCACTCTTATCCAAGTAATCCGCTAATTCATGCAATTTACTAGGAACCCACCCATACACACCAGAAGTGCCACCCGAATGCAAGATACGAACAATCTTTGCCAGCCCTTCGAGAGTCTCTGGTTCCATTGGAGGAATTCCATCTACCTTAGGATCAATCCATGCCCTACTCACCTCTTTCTCCTTTTCCTTTTGACCCAGATAACACTATTGTCCCTCACTGGTGGCTTAGAATGGACTCTCACCAAGAGAGGATCCTCCCATGGCATGATTGTCTCCGTGATCTGACCCCACCGATGTCTGTGTTGGATGATATCGCCCGTCTTCTCACTCACGTCATAGTAGGCCCACCAGTCTCTCTCACGTCTCCTGAGCATCTCTCTCTTGCACACCGGGCACTTGGCTATCTCCATGACAACCTCCTATGCTGACCACCTCCCCTCGAAGATACTTTGGAATTCCCCAGGAGCAGGACTGGATATCAAGATAAGCTTACCGCCCCCGTGAAGCGTGGGCTTGGCTCCTACGATCGTCTGACCCAGAGCATCCTGGAACGCAGCCTCATCGAACACCATGCCCGAGAACGTGTGCATCCGCGCTTGGTTTGATCCCTGAGGCATAGCCATTACCTGAGACACAGGACCATTCGGATGTTCGAACGTGTTCCTCACCTCAGTAGGTCTCAGGCGGTGCTCATTCTTCATCCAGGAAGGAAGATAGTGGTAACAAAGGCCCATCCTTGTCTCCCCGATGAGCTTTGCTGCATCATCTTCTTTCTTGCTCACGATACCCCACAACCTCCCAGGTTTGCGTAGGCACTCCCACATCACCATAGCCACCGCTAGCCATGAACACATCAACTGCCTAGACTTGTTGATCACTATGTGCTCGTTCGCTGGCAAATCCTGCCAGAGCTTCGCGATCACCTCGATGGGTTCAATCACTCGGAACCGCTTGACGGGGTCCTTCTCATCGTGCTCATCCATCGTGTACACGAAGGACTTGAGGAAGAGAATGGCATCATCCTTGGCATGAGCCCACGCCATACGCTGAATAGCTTCTTCGGATGGCCTAGCCATCACTCATCTTCTCTGAGTGTACATGCGTGATGTCTCAAGAAACTCTCGCTTCCAACTCCAATCATCAAGCCACAACTGAGCGAACTCATCTTTAGATAACTCAATCTGATCATCAACGCTTGCTCCAACCATAGCCAAGGCACGCTTATACTCAGGCGTATGATCAACTGGACGTGGTAGTTGAACATACACTTCTTCCACTTTCCCATTACGAATTCTCTCAATATGCTCTTCAAGCAATTCCACCGCTCTCTTTTTGTAACCCTCGAGAGCATCCTCAAAGTCACTTCGATGCTTACGAAGATTCTGCTCTAGTGCTCTTTTAAGACCAATTTTCTCAACCTTAACTGTCTTCACTTGTTTCCCTCCTCACCAAGCTTCTCCAAGAAGTTCAGTACATCCTTCGGATTTTGACGGATGGTCTCCTTGAAGGTGTCAGGGATTATCCCACTCAGAAGCATCAGCCATTCAGGGTCCACTCCCAAAGAGATCCCTAGAGAGCGAATCAAGTCCTGACTCGGTTCCGAGTTGTCCCTCTCGATCTGGTTCAGGTACTCGTGACTGATTTCGCATTCCCTTGCCACTGCTCTGAGGGACATCCCCTTCTTCCGCGTCCGAAAGTACTTGATCGCTTGTCCCAGAGTCACCGTCCTCTGATTCATCTTGTTCATGTTCCTCTATCCTTGCGTGCCCAACGCCAATCTCCTCCGCAATCTGTCTCTTCAGCTCATCAGGGAAGGACTTGATGAACTCCACGATACTACCTTCTTCCTTGGGCCCTCCTTGGTGGGCTGTAAGGTCCACCACCTTCTTGTAGAGACCTCTCACTTCGCCCACGTTCTTCATGGCCATAGTGATCATGTGAGGAGTAGCCTCGGGATTCTC from bacterium carries:
- a CDS encoding helix-turn-helix transcriptional regulator, whose translation is MNKMNQRTVTLGQAIKYFRTRKKGMSLRAVARECEISHEYLNQIERDNSEPSQDLIRSLGISLGVDPEWLMLLSGIIPDTFKETIRQNPKDVLNFLEKLGEEGNK